A stretch of the Lolium perenne isolate Kyuss_39 chromosome 3, Kyuss_2.0, whole genome shotgun sequence genome encodes the following:
- the LOC127345176 gene encoding expansin-B3-like has product MSSFSVAVVTALLFCLAAHGCCAPPPSSPPCANPPPTPVTTPPPYVAPSPPAPDSSANGTNADTGGWLDARATWYGAPTGAGRDDNGGACGFKNVNLPPFSAMTSCGNQPLFKDGKGCGSCYQIRCVTQNHPACSGVPETVIITDMNYYPVSRYNFDLSGTAFGAMALPGRNDQLRHAGIIDMQFKRVPCQYPGLTVTFHVEDGSNPYYLAILVEYEDGDGDVVQVDIMESRPDTSSEYGMSPTGEWVPMKESWGSIWRMDTRRAMQGPFSLRITNESGKALIANKVIPADWEPNGIYSSTIQFD; this is encoded by the exons ATGTCATCCTTCTCTGTTGCCGTTGTGACTGCTCTCCTTTTCTGCCTGGCCGCCCATGGCTGCTGcgcccctcctccttcttctccgccCTGCGCGAACCCTCCTCCTACCCCGGTCACCACTCCACCTCCCTACGTGGCTCCTAGTCCACCCGCGCCCGATTCTAGCGCCAACGGCACCAATGCCGACACCGGCGGCTGGCTGGACGCCAGGGCCACCTGGTACGGCGCGCCTACCGGCGCCGGGCGGGACGACAACGGCGGCGCCTGCGGATTCAAGAACGTCAACCTGCCACCTTTCTCCGCCATGACATCTTGCGGCAACCAGCCGCTATTCAAGGACGGCAAGGGATGCGGCTCATGCTACCAG ATACGGTGCGTGACCCAGaaccacccggcctgctccggcgtGCCGGAGACGGTGATCATTACGGACATGAACTACTACCCGGTCTCCCGCTACAACTTCGACCTCAGCGGCACCGCCTTCGGCGCCATGGCGCTGCCGGGCCGGAACGACCAGCTCCGCCACGCTGGCATCATCGACATGCAGTTCAAGAG GGTACCGTGCCAGTACCCGGGCCTCACGGTGACATTCCACGTGGAAGATGGGTCAAACCCGTATTACCTAGCGATCCTGGTGGAGTACGAGGACGGCGACGGAGACGTGGTGCAGGTGGACATCATGGAGTCGCGGCCAGACACCTCTAGCGAATACGGCATGTCACCCACGGGGGAGTGGGTGCCAATGAAGGAGTCGTGGGGGTCCATATGGAGGATGGACACACGGCGGGCCATGCAGGGGCCCTTCTCGTTGCGCATCACCAACGAGTCCGGGAAGGCGCTCATCGCCAACAAGGTCATCCCCGCCGACTGGGAGCCCAACGGCATCTATAGCTCCACTATCCAGTTCGACTGA
- the LOC139838213 gene encoding uncharacterized protein encodes MKKDDLTRMLVTLWAIWHARRKAIHEEIYQSPMATTSFVNRFLIDLNASVESPKEKKLSNSGGTRKVKWIALPLGRVKVNVDAAVAKTRVRGAVATVFHSREGKFLGASAVTYEGITHPGALEALACREALDVADDALLGQVLVASDCLEVVKGLQEENLGVFSNILLEIKERARVRGNISFSHEKREFNGEAHNLARFASTLPEGRHLWLLEPPFGLNMPVILVTDE; translated from the coding sequence ATGAAGAAGGATGATCTGACGCGTATGCTGGTCACGCTTTGGGCTATTTGGCATGCTCGGCGAAAAGCTATCCATGAAGAGATCTATCAGAGCCCTATGGCGACGACATCGTTCGTGAACAGATTCTTAATTGACCTTAATGCGAGCGTGGAGTCACCAAAGGAAAAGAAGCTGAGCAACTCCGGTGGAACCAGAAAGGTGAAGTGGATAGCTCTGCCATTGGGACGGGTTAAAGTGAATGTTGATGCGGCTGTCGCCAAGACGAGAGTAAGAGGAGCAGTGGCGACGGTTTTCCATTCGAGGGAGGGTAAGTTCTTGGGGGCGTCGGCGGTGACCTATGAGGGTATCACCCACCCGGGTGCCTTAGAGGCACTGGCGTGCAGAGAAGCCTTGGATGTGGCTGATGATGCGCTGTTGGGGCAGGTTCTTGTAGCATCGGACTGCCTCGAGGTAGTGAAGGGTCTACAAGAAGAGAACTTAGGTGTTTTCAGCAACATCTTGCTTGAGATCAAGGAAAGAGCACGAGTGAGAGGCAATATCTCTTTCTCACATGAGAAAAGAGAGTTCAATGGTGAAGCCCATAATCTGGCGAGGTTTGCTTCTACTCTGCCAGAGGGTAGACATTTATGGCTCTTAGAGCCTCCGTTTGGTCTTAACATGCCTGTAATTCTTGTCACTGATGAATAA